The following nucleotide sequence is from Populus trichocarpa isolate Nisqually-1 chromosome 11, P.trichocarpa_v4.1, whole genome shotgun sequence.
AGGTGCAGTTTTCCtgattaaaataatgttaaaagatcTTTTTTTAGGTTTCGAATATATTGAGATTTAGTTTTACCTCttaatttaatgaattgttgtatttttcaattttcgaTAAGATGAATTTACATTTCTCGttgtaataaattaattcaatgctccttatctcatattgaaaaatgcaatttaaatatgaaataatcTTAAtctgtaagaaaataaaaaataagtttgataaaaactagaaaaagtaAAAGACTGAACATAAACTTTATTAAGAACaattaacataaaacaaatgatCAAGACTTAAAGGTATATCCCTTATTACATTACATTATGGCATTGGattgaaagattaaataaaCCCCAGCAAACCCTATGATTGGAAGATGGTTTGCCTTTATTCCTCACACAAAATATTATGTTACTAACATAAAACAAATCTCTAATTGTTTAGTCCCATATATATCGAATAGATATCGAATAGAAATGCATGGCGCCATGCGTTTCTATGCATAACTACACATCCCATACTGACATGCACTCCCTTTCTTGCACTTGTTGTTGCAACCTCCGCAATGATTCTTGTTATACATTGGGTTCACACACTTCCCTTTGCAACAAATCTCTGTGTACCTACACTTCTTACCACACTTCCCACAGTTAAACCAGTCTGTCATTTGATTCACACACATCTTCTTGCAGCAATCTGGACCAGGGCTTCCCTGAACTCGACAAACCCTAGGGTTCTTGTCACATGTCATGAAAGCCCGAGTCTGGGCTAGAACGCGGTTTGTCCCTCTCAGAGATGAGGTTGTTTCTTGGCTCTCAGTCTGATGATGGTCAGAGTTTTCCTTGTCTTCGAAATCGAAGTCAGGGAATGAAACTTCTTCCGTTGGTGTAGCAGAAAGAGTAATGGCTGAAAATGAAATGAGCATAGCAAGAAGAAAGAGTAGCTTAAGGAACTTCATGTTGTGGGTATTATAAACTCTATGCAAGCAAGATCTTATAGCTCAGGAAAGATTGAACTACTGAAGGAGGCAAGGCTGAGAGGGTTTTTGATACGGATGGTTTGATGTAGAAGAAAGGAGGCTTGATGAGGtatttatataattcttgattgtAGGAAAACAAATCTTATTGATAGGAAATTGCATGGTTTTTCATGTTGTGTGCTATTAGTGGAGTGGTCTTATTCAACATTTTGGTAACTTACTATCAAAATCAAGTAGCAAGCAAAGTTAGCTCTCAAAATTAGGTAGGTGaatctcctcttctttctttcacaAGTATCAAAATATCTTCAAAGCATTCTTTATAATTGGCAATTGATTACCTTTAGCGCTCATTGCGTGTTGTTTTCCCTTCATTCTTGACAATTACTTGCATGCATGGTATACAAAATAACGAAAAAAGAACcgtcagagagagagagatgtgtagctttaattaattattctaagTTAATACTCTACCACTAATCACCCAATGGCACTTTGATTCATTGTTATAGTGTCTTATTATTTAACAATTCTTCGCAAATAAATTGGACTTTTTTATACTTCACACATTGGCTAACATTAATCCATCATATTTGCTGTAGTCTAAAACATCTTCAGCCGACttttcttgtttcatttttCTCAAGCAAACCCTACGTCTTTGACAAACTTGAAAAACCGTTATGGGAGCACTTTCAGATCATGGCTAAATTGCTTTAGTCTAAAACCAGATGGCAACCGGAGCTTGAatctctaaaacctgaaataaTTCAAAAGTAAGCCTTCACCCTTATCCactgtcatttttattttttttaagatttaacaTTATCATTGATCTAAAACTTTTATTATGCTTGgcttatataatttaaacacCTTTTCTTATAATTAGATATAGATAATTTCTGAGAGTGAGCTGGTAGCTAAATTGGATATAGTCAAGTTGTAATGAGTTAACTAGGGGGAGAGGGCATCCCTATTTTGAATCCTAcgatttatattttctaacccACATGTAAATGTGTGATTATTGAGAATCTCAAGTTGGCGGGCTCTCC
It contains:
- the LOC18102849 gene encoding stigma-specific STIG1-like protein 1, translated to MKFLKLLFLLAMLISFSAITLSATPTEEVSFPDFDFEDKENSDHHQTESQETTSSLRGTNRVLAQTRAFMTCDKNPRVCRVQGSPGPDCCKKMCVNQMTDWFNCGKCGKKCRYTEICCKGKCVNPMYNKNHCGGCNNKCKKGSACQYGMCSYA